A portion of the Kribbella jejuensis genome contains these proteins:
- a CDS encoding cation acetate symporter, producing the protein MLVPLTFPLAAEPGNRALTISLFTAVVAVTLYITWWASRQNKTAADYYAGGRSFSGAQNGLAVAGDYMSAASFLGISGQIALYGYDGFLYSIGFLVAWLVALLLVAELLRNSGRFTMADQLAFRMKQKPVRTAAATSTIVVSIFYLLAQMVGAGSLVGLLLGVKNEGLKAAVIILVGALMIIYVTIGGMKGTTWVQIVKAVLLMAGTVVITFLVLLKFHFNISELLGSAASKSGKGESFLQPGLLYGKDLTGQIDFLSLGLALVLGTAGLPHILIRFYTVPDSRSARRSVQWAIGLIGVFYLMTLALGFGAAALLSTGKGSAVAESKGNVASPLLAESVGGGAGSLGGAILLALIAAVAFATILAVVAGLTLTSASSFAHDLYANVIAKQKPTEKQELRVARFAAIGIGAVAIALAIPAQKLNIAFLVALAFAVAASANLPALLFNLFWKRFNTSGAVWSIYGGLISAVVLVIFSPVVSGNGEKSMITGADFHWFPLSNPGIVSIPLGFLFGVLGTYLGRDKSSESRYSELTVRAFTGAGAEGAAKH; encoded by the coding sequence CTGCTCGTCCCGTTGACCTTTCCGTTGGCAGCAGAACCGGGGAACCGGGCGCTGACCATCTCCCTGTTCACCGCGGTCGTTGCCGTGACGCTGTACATCACCTGGTGGGCGTCGCGGCAGAACAAGACCGCGGCCGACTACTACGCCGGCGGCCGCTCGTTCAGCGGCGCGCAGAACGGCCTCGCCGTCGCCGGCGACTACATGTCCGCGGCGTCGTTCCTCGGCATCTCCGGCCAGATCGCGCTCTACGGGTACGACGGTTTCCTGTACTCGATCGGCTTCCTGGTCGCCTGGCTGGTCGCGCTGCTCCTGGTCGCCGAACTGCTGCGGAACTCGGGCCGCTTCACGATGGCCGACCAACTGGCGTTCCGGATGAAGCAGAAGCCGGTCCGGACCGCGGCCGCGACCTCGACGATCGTGGTCTCGATCTTCTACCTGCTGGCCCAGATGGTCGGTGCCGGTTCGCTGGTCGGGCTGCTGCTCGGGGTGAAGAACGAGGGCCTGAAGGCGGCCGTGATCATCCTGGTCGGCGCGCTGATGATCATCTACGTGACGATCGGCGGTATGAAGGGCACCACCTGGGTGCAGATCGTGAAGGCCGTGCTGCTGATGGCCGGTACGGTCGTGATCACGTTCCTGGTGCTGCTGAAGTTTCACTTCAACATCTCCGAGCTGCTCGGCTCGGCGGCGTCGAAGTCCGGCAAGGGCGAATCGTTCCTGCAGCCGGGTCTGCTGTACGGCAAGGACCTGACCGGCCAGATCGACTTCCTGTCCCTCGGCCTCGCGCTGGTCCTCGGTACGGCGGGACTCCCGCACATCCTGATCCGCTTCTACACCGTGCCGGACTCCCGCTCCGCGCGGCGCTCGGTGCAGTGGGCGATCGGCCTGATCGGCGTGTTCTACCTGATGACGCTGGCCCTCGGGTTCGGCGCGGCGGCCCTGCTGAGCACCGGCAAGGGATCGGCGGTGGCGGAGTCCAAGGGCAACGTGGCCTCGCCGCTGCTGGCCGAGTCCGTCGGCGGTGGCGCCGGGTCGCTCGGCGGGGCGATCCTGCTGGCGCTGATCGCGGCGGTCGCGTTCGCGACGATCCTCGCAGTGGTCGCGGGCCTGACGCTGACGTCGGCGTCGTCGTTCGCCCACGATCTGTACGCGAACGTCATCGCGAAGCAGAAGCCGACCGAGAAGCAGGAGCTGCGGGTGGCGCGGTTCGCGGCGATCGGGATCGGTGCGGTGGCGATCGCGCTGGCGATCCCGGCGCAGAAGCTGAACATCGCGTTCCTGGTCGCGCTGGCGTTCGCGGTCGCGGCCTCGGCGAACCTTCCGGCGCTGCTGTTCAACCTGTTCTGGAAGCGGTTCAACACCTCGGGCGCGGTGTGGAGCATCTACGGCGGCCTGATCTCGGCGGTCGTGCTGGTGATCTTCTCGCCGGTGGTGTCGGGCAACGGTGAGAAATCGATGATCACCGGCGCGGACTTCCACTGGTTCCCGCTGTCGAACCCGGGCATCGTGTCGATCCCGCTGGGCTTCCTGTTCGGCGTGCTCGGTACGTACCTCGGCAGGGACAAGTCGAGCGAGTCGCGGTACAGCGAATTGACCGTCCGGGCGTTCACCGGCGCGGGCGCGGAGGGTGCCGCCAAGCACTGA
- a CDS encoding DUF485 domain-containing protein → MSEEMVRERDARAYQAVHDAADFTELKRRYKNFVVPWTIAFMAWYLAYVACNNWARGFMSHKVIGHVNVALIFGLLQFVSTFVIAALYGRFANRRLDPLAHGLNAKYKRERRR, encoded by the coding sequence ATGAGCGAGGAGATGGTGCGCGAGCGTGACGCCCGCGCCTATCAGGCGGTGCACGACGCGGCCGACTTCACCGAGCTGAAACGGCGCTACAAGAACTTCGTCGTACCGTGGACGATCGCCTTCATGGCGTGGTACCTGGCGTACGTCGCCTGCAACAACTGGGCGCGCGGCTTCATGAGCCACAAGGTGATCGGCCATGTGAACGTGGCGCTGATCTTCGGCCTGCTGCAGTTCGTGTCGACGTTCGTGATCGCGGCGCTGTACGGCCGGTTCGCCAACCGCAGGCTCGATCCGCTGGCGCACGGCCTGAACGCCAAGTACAAGAGGGAGCGTCGCCGGTGA
- a CDS encoding class I SAM-dependent methyltransferase, whose amino-acid sequence MTTNDPAGDSAAPVDAARAKSFGAVAAAYEVGRPTFPVEALSWILGPGRGLQVLDLGAGTGKLAAVAAGLGHHVIAVDPSPEMLEVCRRRTGIDTMIGAAESIPLAHASVDAVIIGQAFHWFDHARALPEIARVLRPNGVLGLLWNNADTVVPWVRRIWQAVQGDGFGGSDRFEPLPILEQSNLFTMIEQARFRHWHDLDRGGLRQLAQSHSRVAVLKESRRDQVLEQIDLIYDHTARPPEPLRMPYLTDCFRAHPSEFANYRRTMDGPVAPHL is encoded by the coding sequence ATGACCACCAACGATCCGGCCGGAGACTCCGCCGCACCAGTCGACGCCGCGCGGGCCAAGTCCTTCGGCGCCGTCGCGGCGGCGTACGAGGTGGGCCGGCCGACGTTCCCGGTCGAGGCGCTGAGCTGGATCCTCGGCCCGGGCCGCGGGCTGCAGGTGCTCGACCTCGGGGCCGGTACCGGCAAGCTCGCCGCGGTCGCCGCCGGGCTCGGTCACCACGTGATCGCCGTCGACCCGTCACCGGAGATGCTCGAGGTCTGCCGACGCCGGACCGGGATCGACACGATGATCGGCGCGGCCGAGTCGATCCCGCTGGCGCACGCGTCGGTGGACGCGGTGATCATCGGGCAGGCGTTCCACTGGTTCGACCACGCCCGCGCGCTGCCGGAGATCGCCCGGGTACTGCGGCCGAACGGCGTCCTCGGCCTGCTCTGGAACAACGCGGACACGGTGGTTCCGTGGGTCCGCAGGATCTGGCAGGCGGTGCAGGGCGACGGCTTCGGCGGCAGCGACCGGTTCGAGCCGCTGCCGATCCTGGAGCAGTCGAACCTGTTCACGATGATCGAGCAGGCCCGGTTCCGGCACTGGCACGACCTGGACCGCGGCGGCCTGCGGCAGCTGGCCCAGTCGCACTCGCGGGTCGCCGTGCTCAAGGAGTCGCGGCGCGACCAGGTCCTGGAGCAGATCGACCTGATCTACGACCACACCGCCCGCCCGCCGGAGCCGCTACGGATGCCGTACCTGACGGACTGCTTCCGCGCCCACCCGAGCGAATTCGCCAACTACCGCCGCACCATGGACGGCCCGGTCGCGCCGCACCTTTAG
- a CDS encoding cytidylyltransferase domain-containing protein — MERLKIGIITQVRVTSTRLPAKVLLTVSGRSYLEHHLDRLARTGLPVIVATTTNFNDDLVVQLCTEDGFPVFRGSEDDVLSRFAGAAREHDLDGIVRVTSDCPLIDPEIVAAGVDRWRAENDPDLYISNCLERTYPRGMDFEIFSAARLYDAEQNATLTADREHVTSYLHQNRSGEMRLLNLPWSGGGSQYRLTLDTPDDWKLLDVLFENFDADQLNCAQLVKILDEHPELATLNAHIEQKKLGE, encoded by the coding sequence ATCACGCAGGTACGCGTGACGAGTACGCGGCTGCCGGCCAAGGTCCTGCTGACGGTTTCCGGCCGGTCGTACCTGGAACACCACCTGGACCGGCTGGCCCGCACCGGGCTGCCGGTGATCGTCGCGACCACGACGAACTTCAACGACGACCTCGTCGTCCAGCTCTGCACCGAGGACGGTTTCCCGGTGTTCCGCGGCAGCGAGGACGACGTCCTCAGCCGGTTCGCCGGCGCGGCGCGCGAGCACGACCTGGACGGCATCGTCCGGGTCACCTCCGACTGTCCGCTGATCGATCCCGAGATCGTTGCCGCGGGCGTCGATCGCTGGCGGGCCGAGAACGACCCGGACCTGTACATCTCGAACTGTCTGGAGCGGACCTACCCGCGCGGCATGGACTTCGAGATCTTCTCCGCGGCCCGGTTGTACGACGCGGAGCAGAACGCCACGCTCACGGCGGACCGCGAGCATGTCACGTCGTACCTGCACCAGAACCGGTCCGGCGAGATGCGGTTGCTGAACCTGCCCTGGTCCGGCGGAGGATCGCAGTACCGGCTGACACTCGACACCCCGGACGACTGGAAGTTGCTCGACGTCCTCTTCGAGAACTTCGACGCCGACCAGCTGAACTGCGCCCAGCTGGTCAAGATTCTGGACGAACACCCCGAACTGGCCACGCTCAACGCACACATCGAGCAGAAGAAACTCGGCGAGTAG